In Alkalihalobacillus sp. TS-13, the following are encoded in one genomic region:
- a CDS encoding long-chain fatty acid--CoA ligase → MMMNIPLTVPAMLEHAEKYFSHKEINSRTATSFYNLTYAGLANDTRRLSSALTKIGLRKGDRIGTFAWNHHRHLTAYFGIPGMGGVLHTINIRLSAEHISYIINHAEDKVLFIDAELVPIIEKIQHELKTVQAYIIMTDDNTLPETTLHNVYHYEKLLWEGDENFDFVKDIDENDPAGMCFTSATTGNPKGVFYSHRGIVLHSMSLGLADSAAISESDVMMPVVPMFHVNAWGLPFASVWFGAAQVLPGPMPTPAVLAEMIENHRVTLTAGVPTIWIALLKELENGSYDTSSLRAILCGGSAAPKSMIQTFEKKYNIPFLHAYGMTETSPLVTVSRLKKHQKSYSEEARLDFRSKQGYVVPGVEMKVIGKDGEVKWDGKEMGELLLRGNWVADEYYKDDRTKEAFRDGWLHTGDVVTVDPEGNIKIMDRTKDLIKSGGEWISSVDLENALMAHEAVFEATVIAVPHSEWQERPLACVVLKDGMRDKVTKEELLDFLRPQFVKWWLPDDIVFLEEIPKTSVGKFLKRALRDQLKDYLQTTSK, encoded by the coding sequence ATTATGATGAACATTCCATTGACTGTACCAGCAATGCTAGAACATGCAGAGAAGTATTTCTCGCATAAGGAAATAAATTCAAGAACTGCAACGAGTTTCTACAATTTGACGTATGCCGGGCTGGCAAATGATACAAGGAGATTATCCAGTGCCTTGACTAAAATAGGACTCAGGAAAGGGGACCGGATCGGTACATTTGCATGGAACCATCACCGCCATCTTACAGCCTATTTCGGAATCCCGGGCATGGGAGGCGTCCTGCATACGATCAATATCAGGCTTTCTGCAGAGCATATTTCCTATATCATCAATCATGCAGAAGACAAGGTTTTGTTCATCGATGCTGAATTGGTTCCGATCATTGAAAAAATCCAGCACGAACTGAAGACGGTGCAAGCCTATATCATCATGACGGATGACAATACACTACCGGAAACAACACTTCATAACGTCTATCACTATGAAAAACTCCTCTGGGAAGGCGACGAGAATTTTGATTTCGTGAAAGATATTGATGAAAATGATCCGGCAGGAATGTGTTTCACTTCAGCAACCACAGGTAACCCGAAAGGAGTCTTCTATTCTCATCGGGGCATCGTCCTTCATTCCATGTCTCTCGGTCTGGCAGATAGTGCTGCTATATCCGAATCAGATGTGATGATGCCTGTCGTTCCGATGTTCCACGTGAATGCATGGGGTCTTCCTTTTGCGTCTGTATGGTTCGGTGCCGCACAAGTCCTCCCTGGACCGATGCCCACCCCTGCTGTTTTAGCTGAAATGATTGAGAACCATCGCGTAACGTTGACTGCGGGTGTACCGACCATCTGGATCGCTCTTCTGAAAGAGCTTGAAAATGGAAGCTATGATACAAGTAGTTTAAGAGCGATTTTATGTGGCGGATCCGCTGCCCCTAAGTCGATGATCCAAACATTTGAGAAGAAATACAATATCCCATTCCTTCACGCTTATGGCATGACGGAGACCAGTCCTCTTGTAACGGTATCACGTCTGAAAAAACATCAAAAGTCATACTCAGAAGAAGCACGACTTGATTTTCGAAGTAAGCAAGGATATGTCGTACCTGGTGTCGAGATGAAAGTGATTGGTAAAGACGGTGAAGTGAAATGGGACGGAAAAGAAATGGGTGAGCTGCTGCTGCGCGGAAACTGGGTAGCGGATGAATATTATAAAGATGATCGTACGAAAGAAGCGTTCCGGGATGGTTGGCTGCACACAGGCGATGTTGTTACGGTCGATCCAGAAGGAAATATCAAGATCATGGATCGCACTAAGGATCTCATTAAGAGCGGAGGGGAATGGATTTCTTCTGTCGATCTTGAAAATGCATTAATGGCTCATGAAGCAGTATTTGAGGCCACTGTCATTGCTGTACCACATAGTGAATGGCAGGAACGGCCCCTTGCCTGTGTCGTTCTGAAAGATGGGATGAGAGATAAAGTGACGAAAGAGGAGCTGCTGGATTTTCTGCGTCCACAATTTGTGAAATGGTGGCTGCCGGATGATATCGTCTTCCTTGAAGAAATACCGAAAACCTCTGTCGGTAAATTTTTAAAACGTGCATTACGTGACCAGTTGAAAGATTATTTGCAAACAACATCTAAATAA
- a CDS encoding acyl-CoA dehydrogenase family protein, with amino-acid sequence MTARYLQEEHDIFREAFRKFLQKEAYPHYEQWEKDRLIPRSFWEKMGKNGFLCPGVDEAYGGLNADFAYSVVILEELERVGSSLVGIGLHNDIVIPYIEEYGTEKQKKRWLPKCISGEVITAIAMTEPGAGSDLAGIRTTAQKDGDHYILNGEKTFITNGIHADLVVVVCKTDTKAIPAHKGISLVVVERDTPGFKRGKKLDKVGLHSQDTAELIFEDAKVPVDNLLGEEGKGFYYLMQQLQQERLVVAIAAVIAAEEMLKQTVEYVKNRQAFGRKISDFQSVQFRLAEMATEVEIGRTFLDDLIDQHIQKKNVVKKVSMAKYWTTEMARKVATQCMQLHGGYGYMEEYEIARRYRDIPVASIYAGTNEIMKTIIVKEMGL; translated from the coding sequence ATGACAGCAAGGTATTTACAAGAAGAACATGATATTTTCCGCGAAGCGTTTCGGAAATTTCTTCAAAAGGAAGCGTATCCTCATTACGAGCAATGGGAAAAGGACCGTCTTATACCGAGAAGTTTCTGGGAGAAGATGGGTAAGAACGGATTTCTATGTCCAGGTGTGGATGAGGCATATGGGGGCTTGAATGCTGATTTTGCTTATTCAGTGGTCATTTTAGAGGAATTGGAAAGAGTTGGTTCAAGCCTGGTCGGTATTGGTCTCCATAACGATATCGTCATTCCTTATATAGAGGAATACGGAACCGAAAAACAAAAGAAACGCTGGCTGCCAAAGTGTATATCCGGTGAAGTGATTACAGCGATCGCAATGACAGAGCCAGGTGCTGGGTCGGATCTAGCCGGAATTCGAACGACAGCTCAAAAAGATGGTGACCACTATATATTAAATGGTGAAAAAACGTTCATCACCAATGGAATCCATGCTGACCTCGTCGTGGTCGTTTGTAAGACAGATACAAAAGCTATACCTGCTCATAAAGGGATAAGCTTAGTCGTAGTGGAACGGGACACCCCTGGATTCAAACGGGGGAAGAAGCTCGATAAAGTCGGTCTTCATAGTCAGGATACGGCAGAATTGATTTTTGAGGATGCAAAAGTTCCGGTCGACAACTTACTTGGTGAAGAAGGAAAGGGATTCTATTATCTGATGCAGCAGCTTCAGCAGGAACGGTTAGTGGTTGCGATCGCTGCCGTTATCGCTGCAGAAGAAATGCTGAAACAGACGGTAGAATATGTGAAAAATAGACAAGCATTCGGTAGAAAAATCAGTGATTTCCAATCCGTCCAGTTCCGCTTGGCGGAAATGGCGACTGAGGTCGAGATCGGAAGAACATTCTTGGACGATCTTATCGATCAGCATATACAGAAAAAGAACGTCGTCAAGAAAGTTTCGATGGCCAAATATTGGACCACCGAAATGGCTCGGAAGGTCGCTACACAATGTATGCAGCTGCATGGCGGCTATGGATATATGGAAGAATACGAGATTGCAAGAAGATATCGGGACATTCCAGTGGCATCCATTTACGCCGGAACGAACGAGATCATGAAAACCATCATCGTAAAAGAAATGGGGTTATAA
- a CDS encoding fatty acid--CoA ligase, with amino-acid sequence MYVTIGKLFDLTVQKFPNKEALVDAATNQRLTYQEWNENVNRLANAFIESGVRKGDRVSTFLFNTTELATVFFACAKIGAVLNPINFRLKAQEVAYIIEDAEPTVFLFEEMLEPHIASIHEQIPGTSFWCISKNCPPYAISYHNRVREASTKEPDVDVRENDLYAIMYTSGTTGRPKGVMHRHRDMVEQSLACAAVKKLTENDRGLVAAPMFHCAELHCCFLPRVHVGATNVIIHHFDPQQVLQVIDHEKISVFFGAPTMWNMMLQQDLSAYDISSLRLGLYGAAPMAPALVRACKEKLGVDLIQAYGMTEMGPAITFLSEDEQLTKAGSAGRACLNHEVRIVRPSEYGPSDPADILPPGEVGEIIVRGPSMMMGYFNREDATDNAMYKGWYHSGDLGYMDEEGYLYVADRVDDMIITGGENVYPREVEDVLYEHEGVLDVAVLGIPDDKWGEIVTAIIVKKDKGLTEEELDQFCKSSETLADFKRPRNYIFVDELPRNASGKIQKFLLRKQYKRDPETQMP; translated from the coding sequence ATGTATGTTACGATTGGCAAATTATTTGATTTGACTGTACAAAAGTTTCCGAATAAAGAAGCCCTTGTCGATGCTGCAACCAATCAACGCTTGACATACCAGGAATGGAATGAAAACGTAAATCGACTTGCAAATGCATTTATTGAATCGGGAGTCCGTAAAGGTGACAGAGTCTCTACTTTCTTGTTCAATACGACTGAGCTTGCAACTGTATTTTTTGCATGTGCAAAAATCGGAGCAGTCCTGAATCCTATCAATTTCCGCCTTAAAGCACAAGAGGTAGCATATATCATTGAGGATGCGGAGCCGACTGTCTTTTTGTTTGAAGAAATGCTTGAACCGCATATTGCATCCATTCACGAACAAATACCGGGTACTTCCTTCTGGTGTATCAGTAAAAATTGTCCGCCATACGCAATCAGTTATCATAACAGAGTCCGAGAAGCTTCGACAAAAGAACCCGATGTTGATGTTAGGGAAAATGACCTATATGCCATCATGTACACGAGTGGTACGACAGGACGACCGAAAGGGGTCATGCATCGTCACAGGGATATGGTCGAACAAAGTCTGGCATGCGCAGCAGTTAAAAAGTTGACTGAAAATGATCGCGGACTTGTAGCAGCTCCTATGTTCCATTGTGCTGAGCTCCATTGTTGTTTCCTTCCACGAGTGCATGTCGGCGCAACGAATGTCATCATCCATCATTTTGATCCTCAACAAGTTCTTCAAGTCATCGACCATGAAAAAATTTCAGTGTTTTTTGGAGCACCGACAATGTGGAATATGATGCTCCAACAAGATCTCTCCGCTTATGATATCAGCAGCCTACGTCTTGGTTTATATGGTGCCGCGCCAATGGCTCCTGCTCTCGTCAGAGCTTGTAAAGAAAAATTAGGTGTCGATCTCATACAAGCATATGGTATGACGGAGATGGGACCAGCAATTACATTCTTATCTGAAGATGAACAGCTGACAAAAGCAGGATCAGCAGGGCGGGCTTGTTTGAATCATGAAGTCCGGATCGTACGTCCGAGTGAGTACGGACCATCAGACCCAGCAGATATACTTCCGCCAGGGGAAGTCGGTGAAATCATCGTCCGTGGTCCGAGTATGATGATGGGGTACTTTAACAGGGAGGATGCGACTGATAATGCCATGTACAAGGGCTGGTACCATTCTGGCGACCTTGGTTATATGGATGAGGAAGGCTATCTCTATGTAGCCGATCGTGTGGATGACATGATCATAACGGGTGGTGAGAACGTCTATCCGAGAGAGGTTGAAGATGTCTTGTATGAACATGAAGGCGTTCTGGATGTAGCTGTTCTTGGGATTCCTGATGATAAGTGGGGAGAAATTGTAACCGCTATCATTGTGAAAAAAGATAAAGGACTGACTGAGGAAGAACTTGATCAATTCTGTAAATCTAGTGAAACACTTGCAGATTTCAAACGCCCGAGAAACTACATTTTTGTTGACGAATTGCCTCGTAATGCAAGTGGTAAAATCCAAAAGTTTTTGCTTAGAAAACAATATAAACGAGATCCAGAAACACAAATGCCATAG
- a CDS encoding acyl-CoA dehydrogenase family protein, producing the protein MNFFREDPNLQFVLDHYFKEDMKEWAFQQLERFGERCGTEIDERARHTDREGQPKLIKYDRFGEDISHVWLNDGYKQTIEETYNTGIVGYVHKEIPELNIHGDYLYSYAQGYLLSQSEPGFYCPVTLTMATAYLLDQYADEKLKEKYLPHVLSTGETELYEGATFLTERQGGSDVGANETVAVKEKDYYRLTGEKYFASNAGACGVATVLARIEGAAPGTKGLSLFLVPWKNEDGSLNNIKIRRLKDKLGVRAVPSAEVEFENSKAYLIGDSKRGFHYMMEALNLSRVCNAVASVGIMQRAYLEAKQYAHQREAFGNILSNYPMIQESLVNLATRQEVQLGGLFRLISLFDRVMRTSKDVTEQEKVLHRLLIAIVKMRTAEEAVTFSHEAIEMHGGNGYIEDFVTPRLLRDAQVLTVWEGTANILGLEVLRLMNRYQGAQLFLDYIEKELNVLTEEAKAYQSPVDAGLKELRELIHHAATVDEKRQTYYAKKITNLMADAYFSVSALREADICGERKLLVARQYCKQIWEHSQLDREALPVQFFDVFMNPASKPTKRSKV; encoded by the coding sequence ATGAACTTCTTTCGTGAAGATCCGAACCTTCAATTCGTATTGGATCATTATTTCAAGGAAGATATGAAAGAGTGGGCCTTTCAACAGCTGGAACGATTCGGAGAACGGTGTGGTACAGAAATTGATGAGCGTGCGAGGCATACCGATCGAGAAGGACAGCCGAAGTTGATCAAATATGACCGTTTCGGTGAAGATATTTCACATGTCTGGCTGAATGATGGCTATAAACAGACGATTGAAGAAACCTATAACACTGGCATTGTTGGATATGTCCATAAAGAAATTCCTGAACTGAACATACATGGTGATTATTTATATTCCTATGCACAAGGCTACCTATTATCCCAGTCCGAACCGGGTTTCTACTGTCCTGTGACACTCACGATGGCTACAGCTTATCTTTTGGATCAATATGCGGATGAAAAGCTGAAGGAGAAGTATCTGCCTCACGTCCTATCCACTGGTGAAACAGAATTGTATGAAGGTGCTACTTTCTTGACTGAACGTCAAGGCGGATCCGATGTGGGAGCGAATGAAACGGTAGCGGTCAAAGAAAAAGATTACTACAGATTGACTGGTGAAAAATATTTTGCAAGCAACGCAGGCGCATGTGGTGTTGCAACCGTTCTCGCCAGAATCGAAGGAGCTGCTCCGGGAACGAAAGGTTTGAGCTTATTCCTGGTACCCTGGAAGAATGAAGATGGTTCTCTGAACAATATCAAAATCAGAAGATTGAAAGATAAACTTGGAGTAAGAGCAGTCCCTTCGGCAGAAGTAGAGTTTGAGAATTCGAAAGCTTACTTGATTGGGGATTCAAAACGTGGATTCCATTATATGATGGAGGCATTGAATCTATCAAGAGTGTGTAATGCAGTTGCGTCGGTCGGAATTATGCAGAGGGCATATCTAGAAGCGAAACAATACGCACATCAACGCGAGGCATTCGGAAATATACTTTCAAACTATCCGATGATTCAAGAAAGCTTGGTCAATCTGGCTACGCGGCAGGAGGTTCAACTCGGAGGATTGTTCCGTTTAATTTCCTTGTTTGATAGAGTCATGAGAACCAGTAAAGATGTAACCGAGCAAGAAAAAGTACTTCATCGACTTTTGATCGCTATTGTCAAGATGCGAACAGCGGAAGAAGCAGTTACTTTTTCTCATGAAGCAATAGAAATGCATGGAGGAAATGGGTATATTGAGGATTTCGTGACCCCGCGTTTGTTAAGAGATGCGCAAGTATTGACGGTCTGGGAAGGGACAGCGAATATCCTTGGCCTTGAGGTTCTCAGGTTGATGAACCGCTATCAAGGTGCTCAACTCTTTTTAGACTACATCGAAAAAGAGTTGAATGTTTTAACTGAAGAAGCAAAAGCTTATCAGAGTCCGGTTGATGCAGGGTTGAAAGAATTGAGAGAGCTGATCCATCATGCTGCCACTGTTGATGAAAAACGACAAACCTATTATGCAAAAAAGATCACCAATCTAATGGCAGATGCATATTTCAGTGTGAGTGCATTACGTGAAGCAGACATTTGCGGGGAAAGGAAGCTGTTAGTCGCAAGGCAATACTGCAAGCAGATTTGGGAGCATAGTCAACTCGATCGAGAAGCATTGCCAGTTCAATTCTTCGATGTTTTCATGAACCCGGCATCTAAACCGACGAAACGATCGAAAGTTTGA
- a CDS encoding VOC family protein: MKKTEKRRLSDIGQINLNVKDVQKAVTFYQEVLGLPLLFVMESMAFFNCNGVRLMLSIPENESFDHRGSVIYFKTDDIHKTYEQFKEDDVSFIDEPHMIANMGDHELWMCFFKDLDDNTLAIMSEISK, from the coding sequence ATGAAAAAGACGGAAAAACGCAGGCTCAGTGATATTGGTCAAATAAATCTGAACGTAAAAGACGTACAAAAAGCAGTCACTTTCTATCAAGAAGTCCTTGGTCTGCCTTTATTGTTTGTGATGGAAAGCATGGCATTCTTCAACTGCAATGGTGTTAGGTTGATGCTTTCGATACCGGAAAATGAAAGCTTTGATCACCGAGGATCTGTGATCTATTTCAAGACAGATGATATCCATAAAACGTACGAACAATTTAAAGAAGACGATGTTTCATTTATTGATGAACCTCACATGATCGCAAATATGGGTGACCATGAACTATGGATGTGCTTCTTCAAAGATTTGGACGACAATACCCTCGCAATCATGAGTGAGATTTCTAAGTAA
- a CDS encoding GNAT family N-acetyltransferase, with translation MTIHIAGEKVILRDLTLDDLSDIYYWKYEADDREHLKWNGPYYTLPELTKEEFIEGFQKALEITATDQPRQILIIETDDKLIGTVNWYWEDEVTNWLSNGIVIFDSNYWSGGYGTEAFKLWTDYIFEQMDVVRVGISTWSGNIRMMKLARKIGMIEEGRIRKARIVDGEYYDSIKMGILREEWEQLHLPSREITPW, from the coding sequence ATGACGATACATATTGCAGGAGAAAAGGTTATTTTACGGGATTTGACTTTAGATGATTTGTCGGATATCTATTATTGGAAATATGAAGCGGATGATCGTGAACATTTGAAATGGAATGGTCCTTATTATACGTTACCGGAATTGACGAAAGAAGAGTTCATAGAAGGGTTCCAAAAAGCTCTTGAAATAACAGCGACAGATCAACCGAGGCAAATCCTTATTATTGAAACAGACGATAAATTGATCGGGACCGTCAACTGGTATTGGGAAGATGAAGTGACCAACTGGCTCTCTAACGGTATTGTCATTTTTGACTCGAATTATTGGTCAGGAGGCTATGGAACAGAGGCTTTCAAACTTTGGACTGACTATATTTTTGAACAAATGGATGTTGTAAGAGTGGGGATTTCCACATGGTCGGGTAATATCAGAATGATGAAATTGGCGAGAAAAATAGGAATGATCGAAGAAGGGCGTATCCGAAAAGCAAGAATCGTCGATGGTGAATATTATGATTCTATAAAAATGGGGATCTTAAGAGAAGAATGGGAACAACTGCATCTTCCTTCTCGTGAAATAACACCTTGGTAG
- a CDS encoding VLRF1 family aeRF1-type release factor, with the protein MRFSEKLNELKQQRADGSQKILSMYLNTDRSSADQQGGEWKIKLKNGLNKFEEYIEEMGNHDELKGYRNLKEKVYKTVTGRERELKRSLVLFATPDEKLWVMEDLQVPIETSFHWEDEPVLDQLEDLQSNYPYSGIIVINKEDATVLETEMGVLVDEFHYTFDPDTEDWREHQGPFDAAITGANTNKKDEFQERFEANQQRWLKNLSNKVAKRAKKNKWQDTYLMGEKGYLNEFENYLSIKETKKTGKNPSRMEPSKIIDQVIAG; encoded by the coding sequence ATGAGATTCTCCGAAAAGCTTAACGAATTAAAACAACAAAGAGCAGATGGCTCACAAAAAATTCTTTCCATGTACTTAAATACAGACCGGAGCAGTGCCGACCAACAAGGCGGCGAATGGAAGATCAAACTGAAAAACGGTCTGAACAAATTTGAAGAATACATCGAAGAGATGGGTAATCACGATGAATTGAAAGGTTATAGAAACTTAAAAGAAAAGGTATATAAAACCGTCACGGGGCGGGAGCGGGAGCTGAAAAGAAGTCTAGTCCTGTTTGCGACACCTGATGAAAAACTTTGGGTCATGGAAGATCTACAGGTTCCGATCGAAACCTCCTTCCATTGGGAGGATGAACCGGTACTGGATCAACTTGAAGATCTTCAGAGCAACTATCCATATAGCGGTATCATCGTCATCAACAAAGAAGATGCAACGGTGTTAGAAACAGAAATGGGCGTCCTTGTTGATGAATTCCACTATACCTTCGATCCTGATACAGAGGATTGGCGGGAACATCAAGGTCCATTTGATGCTGCCATAACAGGGGCAAATACGAATAAAAAGGATGAATTTCAGGAGCGCTTTGAAGCTAATCAGCAGCGTTGGCTGAAGAATTTGAGTAATAAAGTCGCCAAGAGAGCTAAGAAGAATAAATGGCAGGATACCTACTTGATGGGTGAAAAAGGCTATTTGAATGAATTCGAAAACTATCTTTCTATTAAAGAAACGAAAAAGACTGGTAAAAACCCTAGCCGAATGGAACCATCAAAAATCATCGATCAAGTGATTGCTGGTTAA
- a CDS encoding L,D-transpeptidase: MAYWIDVNLAKHQLKLFNTRTLIKTYPIGVGKMLTPTPTGEYTIINKAPNPGGPYGSMWMGLSRPHYGIHGTNDPSSIGKDVSKGCIRMHNKDVNELSSIVPIGTNVWIHR; the protein is encoded by the coding sequence ATGGCTTACTGGATTGACGTCAATTTAGCCAAACATCAGCTTAAGTTGTTCAACACCCGAACACTGATTAAGACATATCCCATTGGGGTCGGGAAAATGTTGACACCTACACCAACTGGGGAGTATACGATCATTAACAAGGCTCCTAACCCTGGTGGTCCATACGGATCGATGTGGATGGGATTGTCCAGACCTCATTATGGTATACACGGTACAAATGATCCATCTTCCATCGGTAAGGATGTTTCGAAGGGCTGTATCCGTATGCATAATAAAGATGTCAACGAATTGTCCAGCATAGTCCCGATTGGAACGAACGTCTGGATCCATAGATAA
- the kynA gene encoding tryptophan 2,3-dioxygenase: protein MGNYYEEGKGKYVSEKGIHTDFDNNMTYGEYLQLDRLLSSQTRLSGHHDEMLFIIIHQVSELWMKMILHELNAAIDSIRKGELQPAFKMLARVSKVQSQIIQAWDVLSTLTPSEYLEFRDSLGQASGFQSYQYRMIEFALGYKTPHVLRIYQKDPELHARLKEAYEAPSIYDVAIQELANAGFDINPELLKRDFSVTYEGDPTVKAAWVEVYRNVDQYWNLYQLAEKLVDIEDWLQQWRFRHMKTVERIIGHKMGTGGSSGVSYLKKVLDHRFFPELWDIRTEL from the coding sequence ATGGGGAACTATTATGAAGAAGGTAAAGGGAAATACGTATCGGAAAAGGGGATCCACACTGATTTTGATAATAATATGACGTATGGAGAATATTTACAGCTTGATCGGCTTCTCTCCAGTCAAACAAGACTATCCGGTCATCATGACGAGATGCTGTTCATCATCATCCACCAGGTCAGTGAGTTATGGATGAAAATGATCTTGCATGAGCTTAATGCTGCAATCGATTCGATCCGTAAAGGTGAATTGCAGCCAGCGTTTAAAATGCTCGCTCGTGTCTCGAAGGTCCAGTCACAAATCATCCAGGCTTGGGATGTTTTGTCCACGCTCACACCAAGCGAATACCTGGAATTCCGCGACAGCCTGGGACAGGCATCTGGATTCCAATCCTATCAGTATCGCATGATCGAATTTGCACTTGGTTATAAAACACCACATGTGCTGCGAATCTATCAGAAGGACCCAGAACTTCATGCTCGATTGAAGGAAGCATATGAAGCACCGAGTATATATGATGTGGCAATCCAGGAACTTGCGAATGCCGGTTTTGACATCAATCCGGAGCTCTTGAAGCGTGATTTCTCTGTAACATATGAAGGTGATCCTACTGTAAAAGCCGCATGGGTTGAAGTTTACCGGAACGTCGATCAGTACTGGAACTTGTATCAGTTAGCTGAAAAATTGGTCGATATTGAAGATTGGCTCCAGCAGTGGCGATTCCGTCATATGAAAACAGTGGAACGTATCATCGGGCATAAAATGGGGACCGGCGGCTCGTCCGGCGTGTCTTACCTGAAGAAAGTGCTGGACCACCGATTCTTCCCGGAACTATGGGATATCAGAACTGAGTTGTAA
- the kynU gene encoding kynureninase: MGNQSLDTSLDYAKKLDEQDELSSFREEFYVKDDTIYFIGNSLGLLSKRSETALSKIMDSWKEYGIDGWTEGEYPWFYMSEKLGEMSAPLVGGKPEEVIATGSTTVNLHQLVSTFYHPEGKKTKILADELTFPSDIFALQSQLKLKGYNPEEHLIRMKSRDGRVVEEDDIIEAMTDEVALIMLPSVMYRSGQVLDMKRLTEEAHKRGIIIGFDLCHSIGAMPHALNDWGADFAFWCNYKYVNAGPGSVAGIYVNENHIGTTPGLAGWFSSDKSKQFDMNHQLTPAQSAGAFQIGTPHMLSLAPLMGSLEIFEEAGIEKLRKKSLQLTQYMMDLIKHELADHGFEIGNPLEDNRRGGHVYLEHPEAARICKALKMNKVMPDFRNPNGIRLTPAALYNTFEEVWKAVQTLKQIMDDEEYKQFENKRGVVA; encoded by the coding sequence ATGGGCAATCAGTCACTTGATACCTCTTTAGACTATGCAAAAAAGCTTGACGAACAAGATGAACTCTCGTCTTTTCGAGAAGAGTTTTACGTTAAGGATGATACGATTTATTTTATTGGGAATTCGCTCGGACTTTTATCGAAGCGCTCTGAAACTGCACTTTCTAAAATAATGGATTCATGGAAGGAATACGGGATTGATGGCTGGACGGAAGGCGAATATCCCTGGTTTTACATGTCTGAGAAACTAGGTGAAATGTCAGCACCGCTTGTCGGTGGAAAGCCTGAAGAAGTAATTGCGACAGGTTCGACGACAGTCAACCTTCACCAGTTGGTTTCCACGTTCTATCACCCGGAAGGAAAGAAGACGAAAATTTTAGCGGATGAACTGACATTCCCGTCTGATATATTTGCACTCCAAAGTCAGTTGAAATTGAAGGGCTACAATCCAGAGGAACATCTTATCCGTATGAAAAGTCGTGATGGAAGAGTCGTTGAAGAAGATGACATCATTGAAGCAATGACGGATGAAGTCGCCTTGATTATGCTCCCGAGCGTCATGTATCGAAGCGGGCAAGTGCTTGATATGAAGCGTTTGACAGAAGAGGCGCATAAACGCGGCATCATCATCGGATTCGACCTATGTCACTCGATCGGTGCGATGCCTCATGCTTTAAATGATTGGGGAGCGGACTTTGCTTTCTGGTGCAATTATAAATACGTCAATGCTGGACCGGGAAGTGTTGCGGGGATTTATGTAAATGAAAACCATATCGGAACAACTCCTGGGCTTGCTGGATGGTTCAGCTCTGATAAAAGCAAACAGTTCGATATGAACCATCAGCTGACACCAGCACAATCGGCAGGTGCCTTCCAAATCGGTACGCCGCATATGCTCAGCCTGGCACCGTTGATGGGCTCTTTGGAAATTTTCGAGGAGGCTGGTATTGAAAAGCTTCGCAAAAAATCACTGCAATTGACGCAATACATGATGGATTTAATCAAGCATGAATTAGCCGACCATGGTTTTGAAATCGGGAATCCTTTGGAAGACAATAGAAGAGGGGGTCACGTGTACCTTGAGCACCCTGAAGCTGCTCGTATCTGTAAAGCTCTGAAAATGAATAAAGTGATGCCTGATTTCCGTAATCCGAATGGCATCCGGCTGACACCAGCAGCCTTGTACAATACTTTTGAAGAGGTATGGAAGGCGGTACAGACATTGAAACAGATCATGGATGATGAAGAATACAAGCAATTTGAAAATAAACGCGGCGTTGTAGCGTAA